A section of the Clostridium felsineum DSM 794 genome encodes:
- the sdaAB gene encoding L-serine ammonia-lyase, iron-sulfur-dependent subunit beta yields the protein MKEFSVFDILGPVMIGPSSSHTAGAVRLGKIAGIIAEDNKPRKVVFLLHGSFSETYRGHGTDKALVAGILGMEPWDVRIKTSFEIAENMGIEFEFKKADLGDVHPNTVKFLITKSNGEMVKIMGSSTGGGNIKIIEINDNAVEFTGNYPTLIVSHKDVPGMISKITTMIYENNINIAFLKVYRNSRGLSAKMIIETDSIIDKKIIDKMQKIKNIDSVVVINPSVEGE from the coding sequence ATGAAAGAATTTAGTGTGTTTGATATATTAGGACCAGTTATGATAGGTCCTTCAAGCTCACATACAGCAGGTGCAGTTAGACTTGGAAAGATTGCAGGTATAATAGCAGAAGATAATAAACCAAGGAAGGTTGTTTTTCTTTTGCATGGCTCGTTTTCAGAAACTTATAGGGGTCATGGAACGGATAAGGCACTAGTAGCAGGAATATTAGGAATGGAACCCTGGGATGTTAGAATAAAAACATCATTTGAAATTGCAGAAAATATGGGTATTGAGTTCGAGTTTAAGAAGGCAGATTTGGGAGATGTACATCCGAATACAGTAAAATTTTTAATAACAAAATCTAATGGTGAAATGGTTAAAATTATGGGTTCTTCAACAGGTGGAGGAAATATAAAAATAATTGAAATAAATGATAATGCAGTTGAGTTCACAGGAAATTATCCTACACTTATAGTTTCTCATAAAGATGTTCCGGGAATGATATCTAAGATTACAACTATGATTTATGAAAATAATATAAACATAGCCTTTTTAAAAGTGTATAGAAATAGTAGAGGACTTTCGGCAAAGATGATTATAGAAACAGATTCAATAATTGATAAAAAGATTATTGATAAAATGCAAAAAATAAAAAATATAGACAGTGTAGTAGTTATAAATCCATCAGTAGAAGGAGAATAA
- a CDS encoding nucleoside kinase, producing MNVIKIDLKDGRSFEVNKGMSFYDFIKQNDVKSEYPIMLGSVNGNIYELTHKFSYSGTFDIVDLKNPIGIKVYERTLQFILVKAVADLFKDAKVTIEHSISKGIFGEIYIKDKKITEDDIEKIKNRMFQIIEGDIPIKKVTIEKEKAMKIFKDYGMEDKVRLLKYVKIKYLKLYELDGRYDYFYGTMAYSTGIIKLFDLKSYKSGFLLRVPSEKDLTRLPYYCDQNKLYNIFYETEKWGNILGVGDVGSLNDKVMQNEIKDIVLISEALHEKKIAYIADMICERKDVKLVLIAGPSSSGKTTFSKRLGVQLRVNGLIPVAISLDDYFVDRNRTPRDENGNYDFEAIEALDVELFNKNLKDLMEYKEILPPKFDFKTGMRKENNEKMKLPENGVIIVEGIHGLNEELTLHINKKNKFKIYVSALTQLNLDNHNRIATTDVRKIRRMVRDYLSRGYGGEETLKMWPSIRRGEEKNIFVFQEEADVMFNSTLVYELGILRKYAMGELMKIDQSSSVYYEARKLRNFLNFFKDIDEKLVPQNSILKEFIGGSCFYDY from the coding sequence ATGAATGTTATTAAAATAGATCTAAAGGATGGCAGGAGTTTTGAGGTGAACAAGGGTATGAGCTTTTACGATTTTATAAAGCAAAATGATGTAAAGAGTGAATATCCTATAATGCTTGGAAGTGTAAATGGAAACATATATGAATTAACACATAAATTTAGTTATTCGGGAACTTTTGATATAGTAGACTTAAAAAATCCTATTGGAATTAAAGTCTATGAGAGAACGCTGCAATTTATATTAGTAAAGGCGGTTGCTGATTTATTTAAAGATGCAAAAGTAACTATTGAGCATTCTATAAGTAAAGGTATATTTGGAGAGATATATATAAAAGATAAAAAAATAACAGAAGATGATATAGAAAAAATAAAAAATAGAATGTTTCAAATAATAGAAGGAGATATTCCTATAAAAAAAGTAACAATAGAAAAAGAAAAGGCAATGAAAATTTTTAAAGACTATGGTATGGAGGATAAAGTAAGGCTCTTAAAGTATGTAAAAATAAAATATCTTAAGCTTTATGAGTTAGATGGGAGATATGACTATTTTTATGGAACTATGGCATATTCTACGGGAATAATTAAATTGTTTGATTTGAAAAGTTATAAATCAGGATTTTTACTTAGGGTGCCTTCAGAAAAAGATTTGACAAGACTTCCATACTATTGTGACCAAAATAAATTATACAACATATTCTATGAAACTGAAAAATGGGGAAATATTTTAGGAGTAGGGGATGTTGGATCTTTAAATGACAAGGTTATGCAAAACGAAATTAAAGATATAGTACTTATTTCAGAAGCACTTCATGAGAAAAAAATAGCTTATATAGCTGATATGATATGTGAAAGAAAAGATGTAAAATTAGTTTTGATAGCAGGTCCGTCATCTTCAGGAAAAACTACATTTTCTAAAAGGCTTGGAGTACAGTTAAGGGTAAATGGTCTTATTCCTGTAGCTATTTCTTTAGATGATTATTTTGTAGATAGAAATAGAACACCAAGAGATGAAAATGGAAATTATGATTTTGAAGCAATAGAAGCACTGGATGTAGAGTTGTTTAATAAAAATTTGAAAGATTTAATGGAGTATAAAGAGATACTACCACCTAAATTTGATTTTAAAACAGGCATGAGAAAAGAGAATAATGAGAAGATGAAATTGCCTGAGAATGGTGTAATAATAGTTGAAGGAATACATGGATTAAATGAAGAATTAACACTGCATATAAATAAAAAAAATAAATTTAAGATATATGTAAGTGCGCTTACTCAATTGAATCTTGATAATCACAACAGAATAGCAACAACAGATGTAAGGAAGATAAGAAGAATGGTAAGAGATTATCTTTCACGTGGATATGGAGGAGAAGAAACTCTTAAGATGTGGCCATCTATAAGGAGAGGGGAAGAAAAAAATATCTTTGTTTTTCAAGAGGAAGCAGATGTTATGTTTAATTCAACATTAGTATATGAACTTGGAATACTTAGAAAGTATGCAATGGGAGAGCTAATGAAAATTGATCAATCTAGTAGTGTATATTATGAAGCTAGAAAGCTTAGAAATTTTCTTAACTTTTTTAAGGATATAGATGAAAAATTAGTGCCCCAAAATTCAATTTTAAAAGAATTTATAGGAGGAAGTTGCTTTTACGATTATTAA
- a CDS encoding DUF421 domain-containing protein, with protein MYIIMLRTIILYFLVVLIMRIMGKRQIGQLQPFELVITIMISELASLPMQDPRIPLIHGIIPIVTLLFLEIVLSLLQLKSEKARTVLCGEPTLLINKGKIDISALKSQRVNINDLMEELRLKDYFNVEDIEYAILETSGQISLIPKTHLTNATKQDLSLKVKQESVPVTIILDGKVNIANIKYLNKDAEWLMKELKKNNINSPKDVFLGLIDSKGQFYYQKYTK; from the coding sequence ATGTACATTATTATGCTCAGAACTATAATACTTTATTTCTTAGTTGTATTAATAATGCGTATTATGGGAAAAAGGCAAATAGGTCAGCTCCAACCTTTTGAACTCGTAATCACTATTATGATATCAGAACTAGCCTCACTTCCAATGCAGGACCCAAGAATTCCTTTAATACATGGAATTATTCCTATAGTAACTTTATTATTTTTAGAAATCGTCTTGTCTCTACTTCAGTTAAAAAGTGAAAAGGCAAGAACTGTACTTTGCGGTGAGCCAACACTTTTGATAAATAAGGGTAAAATTGATATTAGCGCTTTAAAAAGTCAAAGAGTAAATATAAATGATTTAATGGAAGAACTACGATTAAAAGATTATTTTAATGTAGAAGATATAGAATACGCCATTCTTGAAACTAGCGGCCAAATTTCATTAATACCTAAAACACATTTAACAAATGCCACTAAACAAGATTTAAGTTTAAAAGTAAAGCAAGAAAGCGTTCCTGTAACCATTATACTTGATGGAAAAGTTAATATAGCTAATATAAAATATCTCAACAAAGATGCCGAGTGGCTTATGAAAGAACTAAAGAAAAATAACATAAACTCACCAAAAGATGTTTTTTTAGGTCTTATAGATTCAAAGGGACAATTTTACTATCAAAAATATACTAAATAG
- a CDS encoding DUF4363 family protein has product MKNIIIALSIFAAVVLMSFFSIQYLNKTCNKLLSVSNKIQNSLEKGSYSKADYYEKEFEKEWYKESSILSAFIHHMETDDISLEIERLSQSIKYKEKKDAMESAHSLTFLIKHLSLLEKINIENIL; this is encoded by the coding sequence ATGAAAAATATAATTATAGCTTTATCAATATTTGCAGCTGTTGTTTTGATGAGTTTCTTTTCTATACAATACCTGAATAAAACTTGTAATAAACTTTTAAGTGTCAGTAATAAAATTCAAAACTCCTTAGAAAAAGGCTCTTATTCCAAAGCTGATTATTACGAAAAAGAATTCGAGAAAGAATGGTATAAAGAATCAAGTATATTATCAGCCTTTATTCATCATATGGAAACTGATGATATAAGTCTTGAGATAGAAAGATTATCTCAGTCCATAAAATATAAAGAAAAGAAAGATGCTATGGAATCAGCTCATTCATTAACTTTTTTAATAAAACACTTATCTTTGCTTGAAAAAATCAACATAGAAAATATTCTTTGA
- a CDS encoding (2Fe-2S)-binding protein, whose protein sequence is MENNANKEIMDKLTKVCLCKAIPRSTIKNAIRKGARTVEAVQKATGAGSGGCAGRRCTPKIEELLASYSKNKWH, encoded by the coding sequence ATGGAAAATAACGCAAATAAAGAAATAATGGATAAATTAACAAAGGTATGTTTATGTAAGGCAATACCACGTTCAACCATAAAAAACGCTATAAGAAAAGGAGCAAGAACCGTTGAAGCTGTTCAAAAAGCTACAGGAGCTGGCTCTGGAGGCTGCGCTGGCAGAAGATGTACTCCTAAAATAGAAGAGCTCTTAGCTTCTTATAGTAAGAATAAATGGCATTAG